Within Candidatus Obscuribacterales bacterium, the genomic segment TTGTATGGCGAATGCGCTTGAGGAGATCGGATTCGCTGGTCTTGGGCAGACGAATGGGCTGCTGTTCGGCGGGCTGAGCTTGCATAGAATCGGAAGAGGCGTCTTGAGGCATCGGTCACTAATCAGTCACTAATCGGTCACGAAACAAAATGCAGGTTCCTAAGGGCAAGGGGAAGGGGAAGGCTCTCATGCGATCGCTTTATGGATCACCCTAGGATTGCTCTCTATCTTATCGAGAGTCGGCGGGATTCGGAGGCTCTCATTCAGGGAGAATTCAGTAAGATTTGAGAAAGTTCCTGTTGTTCTCATTTAATTTTTGTCTACAGACTAGATGAAGTCAGGCTTTGAGGGGCGATCGCTTCCTGACGATGGCCCTAAACTGGACTGGTACAATGGAAGAGTGCCCTGGAAAAATATCAAAAATTGTTACGAAACGTAAATTCTATTAAGATTAATGTAGTAGCCTAATAATCTAGATTAAATAAACGCATGTTTAGTTCGAATGCACCGGAGCCCGAATTATTGAAGGCACTACTGGAGCCGCTTTTAGACGACTTTCAATATTGGTTTGGGCGATCGCGATCGCTGCTTGAAACCCAAGAGCTTGAGTTTTTGGGCCCTGAAGAGCAGTCTGATCTCCTAGCACGGGTAACGACGGCTCAGCAAGAAGTGAGTACCGCTCAAATGCTGCTGCGCGCCACCGATGGTCAAGTAGGAATCGAAACCTCAATATTGATGCCTTGGCATCGGTTGGTGGCTGAATGCTGGCAGGTAAGCCGCCGTAGCCGGACGGCCCGCGTTCAGGGTGACTAGTTAGCTAGGCTCATAACGCTTCGTTTCTAAGGTTTGAGTCCAGTGGCGATCGCCCCTTCTGAGTCAATTCGCGATTTGGTTTGGTTTGCTCTTAGGAGAAAGAAATGTTACATCTGCTTTATATTGTTGCGTTTGCAGTGTTGGCGTTCTTGGCCGTCGGCAACTTGATTCGAAATTTAATGACCCTAGGGGCGGAAGTCCGTCAAGAGCCCAGCAACAATCGGTCGGGGTATGGCAATTCGATGGGCTCGTCCCGGATGTCATCCCATCCTGAACTGCTGGATGAGACGGGAGCTGTGGTTAAGGAGCCCTATTTGGTGATGCGATCGATTACGGTTGATGATGCGCGCAAGCGTCTAGACGCCCTCTATCAATCATCTCCCAGCACAGACGAGACCCAGGACGAAACGCTTTAGGTTGGGGTTTTCGCCGAAGACGGAAGAGCTGCTCTAGCGCTGCCTTAGAATTTTAGACCCCAAACTTCAGGAGAGTTGTAGCTTGTGGCTCCTGAGGTCTGGTGGTTTGTCACGTCTTGCTGGCTGGCACATCTTAAGCAGCCAGCCCTGTTGACTTGTGAGATACAGCAGCGCAACGCATCAAAGCCCTGCAAGACGGTGCGTTACGGCTATGCCTAACAGCAGGCGACAACAAGATTTATTGAGATCCACCTCCTAGATCATGGGTTGGAACTATCTACACCATAGATGCGTCAAGTCACCAAACACATGATCCAGTTGTGAGGACTAGCCAGGGGTAATCTCTGGCTAATTTTTTTGGCCGATTGGACAGATTTAGATGGTTAACATCAACATGGTTGACATCAAAGTTGTCTAGACACAAAGCTTTGCCTAGAGCCAGGGGCTGACCCTCGGCGATCGCTGCCGCCGAAGGTCAAGCGGTGAGAGTCTATCGGCGGATGGGTGTACCGCAGGGATAGGTAGCTGGGGCGCTGGTGGCACCGACGAGCTCAGAGGGGTTAGCCGCTTTCTGGGGATTTGACTTGGCGGCTTCATAGTCGCGCTTTAGGTTATCCATCAACTCACCTCGGCGATCGTAGAGCCGCTTCAGCGATCGCGCAGGGCATTGGTTGATCACGTAGGAGGCAATGATCGGCAGGGCAATGGTGCTGTCGGTGTAGCAGACAATGGTGCTCGGCAGTTCATTGGGATCAACCTTGCCCCAGCTCACCGCTTCGTTAGGCGTAGCTCCTGATAGACCGCCGGTATCCGGTCGGGCGTCGGTAATTTGCACGAAGAAGTCGTGACCCCGCTCTTCTAGACCCAGAACCTCATGGAGTTGGGGCTGGGTTTGTAGCAGGAAGTTCTTGGGACTGCCACCGCCGAGGATCAGGGCAGCGCTCTTGCCTTCTACACCGGGAATACCAGACTGACGGGCCCCGTAGACGATGGCGGCGGTTTCATTGACGTCAATCGAGGGATCAATCATCAACTGGGATCCTTCCAGGGCGATCGCTGCCACGTTCATGCCGATGGAGCTATCACCAGGGGATGAGGTGTAGACAGGCACGCCACATTCGTAGGCGGTCGAAAGCAGCGATCGGTGGGTGACGCCAAGCTGGGTCTCAATTTCGTGGACATAGCGGCCCAGCAGGTGATGGAACTCAGCGGTGCCCATCCGTTTTTGGAAGGGAGCCGATCGCAGAATTTCGCGAATGAAGGCATCAGTTTCCAGCAGCACATCGTAGTCAAACACGATGTCGTAGATGCGAATGCGTCCCTCTTGCCGCAGCTTGATATCGTCTACAAAGGGATTGCTGGCATAGAGGCTCAGCCCTAGCCCGTAGTGCATGTCATGGTATAGGTTGGCCCCGGTGCTGATGATGTAGTCTATAAAACCGTGCTGCATCAAGGGTGCCAGTACCGACACGCCAAAGCCTGCTGGGGTCATGGCACCGGAAAGGCTGAGTCCAACGGTCACGCCCTCTTGTAGAACCTCACGACTTAACAGATGGCAGGTTTCCCGTAGCCGCGCTGAATTGTAGGCGGTGAAATACCCATCTACGAGATCTACCACGTTGATACTAGCGGGCATGGGCACGGGTGCAATTTTATGACTCAGTAGTTGAGACATGAGACTCCTCCTAAGCAAAGTAGATATTGAGGTGGACGAAGGGGTGAGCATTTGCATCGGGGAGGGAAACAGTCATGGCCATTGCCCCAGGAGCGATCGCCCCCAGACTGTGTAGACTCTAGCCATGATGATGGTTGTTGACCGAGGTAGGCCGTACGTTGCTGCTCGTTACCTTGGGGTAACGAGCGTTCTTCGGTTCATAGCTCAAGGTCAACCCCAGGTTTAGGACTTGCTTATGTATGCGAGTTGTAGCCCAATCCAAGGTTAGGTCTAGCTTGTCCATTTCAGACAGCATAAACCTCATAGATCCTATGGATCCGTTTCCCTATCCCGGCATTATTGAATGTTTCTCAAGACTTACCTGACCGGCTGAACCCATTGCAGCGTCTGAGATCCGGGTAGTCAGGCGATCGCTCACGACTGATCACTGACTCACATCTCAGGGGCTCTCAAGCCGGTCAGACCATACTAGGCCCTTCACATCGATCCGTCCAGGACAGTGCTGGGTCACACCGCCGTCGGCGCTTCAATTTCAGCTCTAAGTACCACAAAGGTCTCCAAGGGTACTCAAGTAAGGCAAAACGTTTCAACGCTTCTCAACCTTCCGTAATACGTTCTGCATTCAATTTAACACTAACGTTTGTGAAATTTATCCCCAAAATGGCGGAGATTGCACAAATCTTTGCTACAGGGCGCGAGTTTGACAGCGATCGTGCCGTTCTAAACGTCCATGAACTCCATTTGGAAGGCTAGAGACTGACCTGGGTTGCCTCATGGCGGTGCGTTACGGCACCTTTCGAGGAGATATAACCCGTTCGTAAACGGTCACAGACCCCATGCTAGGGGTTGCTGGAGCCATACCGTGAGCGACCTCATAGTCTATAGGATGGCGTTAGCCCATGAGTTCATTAAACTGATCAAGGAGCTTGGCTGTTTTGTCGTCCACCAGTTTAGGCAGCAGGCGATGCTGGTTCAGCAGTTCTACCCCTCGATGGGACTCTTCTTTGAGTATTTTGAGGTAGCGATCGAGAACGTCATTGGCGGTGCGATCGTTCAGCAGTTGCACCACGAGGTTGATGTTGGAAATTAAGCCGCTAAACTCGTCGGAGAATTGCTCCAAGAGGCGATCGCTTTCGATGGAATGTTCTTCCAAGGCCGTTAGTTTTTCTTCCAGGTACGAGGTTTGGCGCTGGGCCGACTGACTGCGCTTCATGATCATGGTGTGTTTTTGCAGCCGGGCTCGAATGCTATCTAGTAATTCATGGCGCGTGAAGGGCTTGGTGAGATAGTCATCGGCTCCTAGGTTCATGCCCTGGCGCTGGTCTAGCTTATCGGTGCGGGCGGAGAGAAAAATGAAGGGAATCGCTGCCGTTAGGGGATTGTGACGCAGGGCGTTTAAGACGCCGTAGCCATCAATCCCTGGCATCATAATGTCACAAACGATTAAGTCGGGCTGCTTTTCTCGCACCAAGCGGAGACCGAAACTACCATCTTTAGCGCCGATGACGTTGTAGCCCTCGGTTTCTAAAATAGCGGCAATGTTTTCCCGAATCGGTTGTTGGTCTTCAATGACAAGAATAGTCGTCATGCGTTAATACTCCAGGGGAGTGGCGTCACAAAGTAGGGTGGCAGTGGTACGGGGATGGAATAGTTCCAGGTTAGGAGGCGATCGCATCAGGATCAATCGACGGACGGTGTTTGGGTGAGGGGGAGAGTGACGGTGCAGGTTGTGCCTTGGTTGACGTGGCTGACTAGGGTAATGGTGCCGCCATGCAGCTCCACGGATTTTTTCACAATGGAAAGTCCTAGACCTGTGCCCTGCGTAGTTCCCACATTGCCCGCTCGATGGAATTGTTCAAATAATCGAGCTTGATCGGCATCGGGAATGCCAATGCCTTGGTCGGCAATGGAGAATACAACAGACCGTACATCTAGCATGATGGAAAAATCTACAACTCCGCCAGGATGAGAATACTTAATTGCATTGGATAGGAGGTTGGTGAGCACCTGTCGTAAAAGCTGCTCATCGGCTTCAATCACCAGGGATGCGATCGCGTCTGGGGCAAACT encodes:
- a CDS encoding DUF2605 domain-containing protein, whose amino-acid sequence is MFSSNAPEPELLKALLEPLLDDFQYWFGRSRSLLETQELEFLGPEEQSDLLARVTTAQQEVSTAQMLLRATDGQVGIETSILMPWHRLVAECWQVSRRSRTARVQGD
- a CDS encoding DUF2973 domain-containing protein, which translates into the protein MLHLLYIVAFAVLAFLAVGNLIRNLMTLGAEVRQEPSNNRSGYGNSMGSSRMSSHPELLDETGAVVKEPYLVMRSITVDDARKRLDALYQSSPSTDETQDETL
- the speY gene encoding deoxyhypusine synthase, encoding MSQLLSHKIAPVPMPASINVVDLVDGYFTAYNSARLRETCHLLSREVLQEGVTVGLSLSGAMTPAGFGVSVLAPLMQHGFIDYIISTGANLYHDMHYGLGLSLYASNPFVDDIKLRQEGRIRIYDIVFDYDVLLETDAFIREILRSAPFQKRMGTAEFHHLLGRYVHEIETQLGVTHRSLLSTAYECGVPVYTSSPGDSSIGMNVAAIALEGSQLMIDPSIDVNETAAIVYGARQSGIPGVEGKSAALILGGGSPKNFLLQTQPQLHEVLGLEERGHDFFVQITDARPDTGGLSGATPNEAVSWGKVDPNELPSTIVCYTDSTIALPIIASYVINQCPARSLKRLYDRRGELMDNLKRDYEAAKSNPQKAANPSELVGATSAPATYPCGTPIRR
- a CDS encoding response regulator, producing the protein MTTILVIEDQQPIRENIAAILETEGYNVIGAKDGSFGLRLVREKQPDLIVCDIMMPGIDGYGVLNALRHNPLTAAIPFIFLSARTDKLDQRQGMNLGADDYLTKPFTRHELLDSIRARLQKHTMIMKRSQSAQRQTSYLEEKLTALEEHSIESDRLLEQFSDEFSGLISNINLVVQLLNDRTANDVLDRYLKILKEESHRGVELLNQHRLLPKLVDDKTAKLLDQFNELMG